One Bacteroidetes bacterium SB0662_bin_6 DNA window includes the following coding sequences:
- the lipA gene encoding lipoyl synthase gives MPRPSAEKPKRPGDIRLERVKKEPLFSSGDGDPGLFELPVVEQPDIANTRGRRPDWLRVKLPYGPTYRNVARIIEDHNLHTVCQSARCPNMGECWSAGTATFMILGNVCTRSCGFCAVMTGRPPEGLDWDEPDRVARAARLMELNHAVVTSVNRDERKDGGAPIFAETIRKIREARKGCTVEVLIPDFRGDREALQMVIDARPDIMNHNVETVPRLYRRVRPQADYRQSLEVLRISKEAGLRTKSGIMVGLGETEAEVFDLMDDFVANGVDVMTIGQYLQPTRMHLPVEEFIHPDTFAQYKVVGEAKGIDHVESGPLVRSSYHAERHVASDPA, from the coding sequence ATGCCCCGCCCATCTGCAGAAAAGCCCAAGCGCCCCGGCGACATCCGGCTCGAACGGGTGAAGAAGGAGCCGCTTTTCTCTTCCGGCGACGGCGATCCGGGCCTGTTCGAACTCCCGGTAGTGGAGCAGCCGGACATTGCCAATACCCGGGGCCGCCGCCCCGACTGGCTCCGCGTCAAGCTCCCGTACGGACCCACCTACCGGAACGTGGCCCGCATCATCGAGGACCATAACCTGCACACGGTCTGCCAGAGCGCGCGATGCCCCAATATGGGAGAATGCTGGAGCGCGGGCACGGCCACCTTCATGATCCTGGGGAACGTATGCACGCGTTCGTGCGGCTTCTGCGCCGTGATGACGGGCCGCCCGCCGGAGGGCCTGGACTGGGATGAACCGGACCGCGTCGCCAGGGCAGCCCGCCTCATGGAGTTGAATCATGCGGTCGTAACGAGCGTCAACCGCGACGAACGCAAGGACGGCGGCGCCCCGATCTTCGCGGAAACAATCCGCAAGATCCGCGAAGCACGGAAGGGTTGTACGGTCGAAGTGCTGATTCCCGATTTCCGGGGCGACCGGGAGGCGCTGCAGATGGTGATCGACGCCCGGCCGGATATCATGAATCACAATGTGGAAACGGTTCCGCGCCTTTACCGCCGCGTCCGCCCGCAAGCCGATTACCGGCAGTCGCTCGAAGTGCTTCGCATCTCGAAGGAAGCAGGATTGCGCACGAAAAGCGGCATCATGGTCGGGCTGGGCGAAACGGAAGCCGAAGTGTTCGACCTGATGGACGATTTTGTGGCGAACGGGGTGGACGTCATGACGATCGGGCAGTATCTGCAACCGACGCGCATGCATCTTCCCGTCGAGGAATTCATTCACCCGGACACGTTCGCACAGTACAAGGTCGTCGGTGAAGCCAAGGGAATCGATCATGTCGAAAGCGGCCCCCTCGTGCGGTCGTCCTACCACGCCGAGCGGCATGTAGCATCCGATCCGGCCTGA
- the mreD gene encoding rod shape-determining protein MreD: MPSLLPHILVGALIIAVQWLLLGRLHIWNAWPDAVLLYVAWTAMQFGRRKGALTGFVSGFFMDALYGTWGIQMFVKTLIGFLIGIFQPTERESFPVVPSYIFVGSLAVALLHNGLFALFIALDASTKNVSIVTGIWLGSSLYTAALAGLATLFMTRTR; the protein is encoded by the coding sequence ATGCCCTCATTGCTTCCTCACATTCTCGTCGGCGCGCTGATTATCGCTGTGCAATGGCTTTTGCTGGGGAGACTCCATATATGGAATGCCTGGCCGGACGCTGTGCTGCTGTACGTAGCCTGGACAGCCATGCAGTTCGGTCGGCGGAAGGGGGCGCTTACGGGATTCGTGAGCGGTTTTTTTATGGATGCCCTCTACGGAACATGGGGCATTCAGATGTTCGTGAAAACGCTGATCGGATTTCTCATAGGGATTTTCCAGCCCACTGAGCGGGAAAGCTTCCCGGTCGTCCCGTCGTATATTTTCGTTGGCAGCCTCGCCGTGGCGCTATTGCACAACGGGCTGTTTGCTCTGTTCATCGCGCTGGACGCAAGCACGAAAAACGTATCCATCGTCACCGGAATCTGGCTTGGTTCCTCACTCTACACCGCCGCCCTTGCAGGGTTGGCCACGCTCTTCATGACGAGAACGCGCTGA
- a CDS encoding DUF3098 domain-containing protein, with translation MVFRRKNYLLLLIGVAAVVLGYAMMRIDNQVEGFVSLYIAPLIILGGYLEIIWAILVRPEEEKDFPKKSRAAAR, from the coding sequence ATGGTGTTTCGCCGCAAGAATTATCTGCTGCTCCTGATCGGCGTGGCTGCGGTGGTGCTGGGATACGCGATGATGCGTATCGACAACCAGGTGGAAGGATTCGTTTCGCTGTACATTGCCCCCCTCATTATTCTGGGCGGATATCTGGAGATCATCTGGGCTATTCTTGTGCGGCCGGAAGAGGAGAAAGATTTTCCGAAAAAATCCCGGGCCGCTGCCCGATAA
- a CDS encoding 4-hydroxy-tetrahydrodipicolinate synthase: MGDFLFTGTGTALVTPFTPDGERIDHEAFCRHADMQIAGGVEALVVLGTTGENATIWPAEREKLVIAAIEHVDGRVPVIVGTGNNSTSESIVFSKQAEAAGADGLLVVGPYYNKPTQAGFKAHVQAIAAETDCPIMLYNVPGRTSFNILPDTILELAQEIPSVVGIKEASGSIAQIGDLIAGRPDHLAVYSGDDEMTLPLVAMGGHGVISVVANVLPAAFSNLTRAALEGRLDDARQGHFDLLEAMRACFYETNPIPVKAMLAEMGRMDGRLRLPLVGITDETLPRVIEAFRPHL, from the coding sequence ATGGGCGATTTTCTTTTTACCGGCACCGGAACGGCCCTCGTGACGCCGTTCACCCCGGACGGAGAGCGGATTGATCACGAGGCGTTTTGCCGCCATGCAGACATGCAGATTGCCGGGGGCGTCGAGGCGCTCGTTGTACTCGGTACGACCGGCGAGAACGCCACGATCTGGCCTGCGGAGCGCGAAAAACTTGTGATCGCCGCCATAGAGCATGTGGACGGCCGCGTACCCGTCATTGTGGGTACGGGCAACAATTCCACGAGCGAGAGCATCGTTTTTTCGAAGCAGGCGGAAGCTGCCGGCGCCGACGGCCTGCTTGTGGTGGGGCCCTACTACAACAAACCGACGCAGGCGGGCTTCAAGGCCCACGTACAAGCGATCGCAGCGGAGACGGATTGTCCGATCATGCTGTACAATGTGCCCGGCCGCACCAGCTTCAACATTCTCCCGGACACCATTCTCGAACTGGCGCAGGAAATCCCCTCGGTGGTTGGCATCAAGGAGGCTTCCGGAAGCATTGCGCAGATAGGCGACCTGATTGCGGGCCGCCCCGATCATCTGGCCGTGTATTCCGGCGACGACGAAATGACGTTGCCGCTGGTTGCGATGGGCGGGCATGGCGTGATTTCCGTGGTCGCCAATGTGTTGCCTGCGGCGTTCTCCAATCTGACTCGTGCGGCGCTGGAAGGCCGCCTCGACGATGCGCGCCAGGGGCATTTCGACCTGCTGGAAGCCATGCGGGCCTGTTTCTACGAGACGAATCCGATCCCCGTCAAAGCCATGCTGGCGGAAATGGGGCGGATGGACGGCCGGCTGCGCCTGCCTCTGGTCGGGATCACAGACGAGACACTTCCGCGCGTGATCGAGGCGTTTCGTCCCCACCTGTAG
- a CDS encoding nucleoside-diphosphate kinase — MERTLAILKPDCVRKGLIGEVIRRIQEAGFVLRALRMQQLTRKEAEGFYAVHKGRPFFDELTEFMSSGPCVPMVLEKENAVEDFRALIGATDPAEAAEGTIRHAFADNKGQNIVHGSDSVANGTIEAGYFFCERELVANGA; from the coding sequence ATGGAGCGCACGCTTGCCATTCTGAAACCCGATTGCGTCCGCAAGGGCCTCATCGGAGAAGTCATTCGTCGCATTCAGGAAGCCGGATTCGTCCTGCGCGCCCTGCGGATGCAACAACTCACCCGAAAGGAAGCCGAAGGGTTTTACGCCGTACACAAGGGGCGTCCGTTCTTCGACGAACTGACGGAATTCATGTCGAGCGGTCCATGCGTCCCGATGGTGCTGGAAAAAGAGAATGCCGTGGAGGATTTTCGCGCACTGATCGGCGCCACCGATCCGGCAGAGGCAGCGGAGGGCACCATCCGCCATGCTTTTGCGGACAACAAGGGACAAAACATCGTTCACGGATCCGATTCCGTCGCCAATGGAACCATCGAGGCCGGCTATTTCTTCTGCGAACGCGAACTGGTGGCGAACGGGGCATAA
- the dacB gene encoding D-alanyl-D-alanine carboxypeptidase/D-alanyl-D-alanine-endopeptidase: protein MSWRSLMRNTVNDLPATKRRRLATLPAAAIALAFATAPTGPPPDLDTILNGSISRNAFWGVYVQHVETGETWYEHNASNAFLPASNQKIFTSATALDALGGDYRYRTVLYFDGQVEGSVLKGDLVLRGSGDPTFGSEQVRRRDPLRTWAADLADMGIRRIEGRIVGDDNAFDDQPYAEGWDIDFVTSRASREVGVSIGGLAYNDNVVLVSIRAGSPGRPPRVSMNPDGFLDFQNRMVTANRRRGIAITTHRDFRNERITLQGSLPRTYNGTVGVPVANPTAFAAATFAKYLREAGIEVQGEPVDIDDLNDFRYDREQPLFVYVSPPLLDILNIVNKESNNFYAEQVFRTYASNGSAQGAENRIKQLLRRAGAATGDIEVRDGSGLSRKNMITPRAMGNLLTYMHGHEQREAFLASLARGGERGSTLRYRLNRMPVRAKTGSLEFVRSLSGYVTTRDGQTLAFAVFANNCSGPSYRITQTIDRIVTELAASSSPS, encoded by the coding sequence ATGTCCTGGCGATCCCTTATGCGAAACACCGTGAACGATTTACCTGCTACGAAGCGCCGACGCCTTGCAACCCTGCCGGCAGCGGCTATCGCTCTTGCATTCGCAACGGCCCCTACCGGCCCGCCGCCGGACCTCGATACCATTCTCAACGGGTCCATCTCCCGGAACGCTTTCTGGGGCGTGTATGTGCAGCATGTCGAAACCGGCGAAACCTGGTACGAGCACAACGCCTCGAACGCTTTTCTCCCCGCATCCAATCAGAAAATTTTTACTTCGGCTACTGCCCTCGACGCCCTCGGCGGCGATTACCGGTACCGCACCGTGCTGTACTTTGACGGGCAGGTGGAAGGGAGTGTCCTGAAAGGGGATCTCGTACTGCGCGGCTCGGGCGACCCCACGTTCGGAAGCGAGCAGGTCCGCCGCAGGGATCCCCTCAGAACATGGGCAGCGGACCTGGCCGACATGGGCATCAGGCGGATCGAGGGGCGTATCGTGGGAGATGACAACGCCTTCGACGATCAGCCGTATGCAGAGGGCTGGGATATCGACTTTGTCACCTCCAGAGCCAGCCGTGAGGTGGGTGTAAGCATTGGCGGCCTCGCATACAACGACAATGTCGTCCTGGTAAGTATCCGGGCCGGCTCCCCGGGACGCCCCCCCCGGGTCAGTATGAATCCCGACGGATTCCTCGACTTTCAGAACCGGATGGTCACGGCCAACCGGCGGCGGGGCATCGCCATCACGACCCACCGGGACTTCAGAAACGAACGCATTACCCTGCAAGGAAGCCTCCCGCGCACGTATAACGGAACGGTCGGCGTCCCGGTAGCGAATCCCACGGCCTTTGCCGCCGCCACCTTTGCAAAATATCTGCGCGAAGCAGGTATCGAGGTGCAAGGCGAACCGGTCGATATCGATGACCTGAATGATTTCCGGTACGACAGGGAGCAACCCTTATTCGTGTATGTATCGCCTCCGCTGCTGGACATTCTGAACATCGTCAACAAGGAAAGCAACAATTTCTATGCAGAGCAGGTCTTTCGAACGTATGCTTCCAACGGCTCCGCGCAAGGTGCTGAAAACCGTATCAAGCAACTGTTGAGGCGAGCCGGAGCCGCAACGGGCGACATCGAGGTTCGTGACGGATCCGGACTGTCCCGCAAGAATATGATTACGCCGCGCGCCATGGGCAACCTGTTGACCTACATGCACGGACACGAGCAACGTGAAGCATTCCTTGCTTCGCTTGCCAGAGGCGGAGAGCGGGGATCCACGCTTCGCTACCGACTGAATCGGATGCCCGTCCGCGCCAAAACGGGCTCCCTCGAATTCGTGCGGTCTTTGAGCGGCTACGTTACGACCAGGGACGGGCAAACGCTGGCCTTCGCTGTCTTCGCCAACAACTGCTCGGGGCCATCTTACCGAATCACGCAAACGATCGACCGCATCGTTACAGAACTGGCCGCCTCTTCTTCCCCATCGTAA
- the dapB gene encoding 4-hydroxy-tetrahydrodipicolinate reductase → MRIALVGMGRMGEAVSELAARRGHEIVARFDEYIDQYPSLPDVPDLPDALASADAIIDFTLPGAVPENIARYCRWGLPAVIGTTGWYDRLDEVKVLVDKYDGAVLYAPNFSIGVALLAQVVRSVLPLLDELPEYDAAVHEVHHIGKADSPSGTALMLADLIVDGLKRKDHIETETQHGRIDAAALHVTSSRLGGVVGKHDVSLDSPFDKLVFSHEAKSRRGFAFGAVRAAEWLSGRKGLFTLDDLLAEWLGS, encoded by the coding sequence ATGCGAATCGCATTGGTTGGAATGGGACGGATGGGCGAAGCGGTGAGCGAACTCGCTGCGAGGCGCGGGCACGAAATCGTGGCCCGGTTCGATGAGTACATCGATCAGTACCCGTCTCTGCCCGATGTTCCGGATCTGCCTGATGCGCTGGCATCCGCCGATGCGATCATCGACTTTACCCTTCCTGGTGCGGTTCCGGAGAATATCGCACGGTATTGCCGGTGGGGTCTTCCCGCCGTGATCGGCACGACCGGCTGGTATGACCGGCTCGACGAAGTGAAGGTGCTGGTGGACAAGTACGACGGCGCTGTGCTCTACGCTCCGAATTTTTCTATCGGCGTGGCCTTGCTCGCACAGGTTGTCCGCTCCGTCCTGCCGCTTCTTGACGAGTTGCCGGAATACGATGCCGCTGTCCACGAAGTGCATCATATCGGCAAGGCTGACAGCCCTTCCGGTACGGCGCTCATGCTGGCCGATCTGATTGTGGATGGGCTCAAGAGGAAGGATCATATTGAAACCGAAACGCAACACGGGCGCATCGACGCTGCTGCGCTGCACGTAACCTCGTCCCGGCTGGGCGGCGTGGTCGGCAAGCACGATGTTTCGCTCGACAGCCCGTTCGATAAACTGGTGTTTTCGCACGAGGCGAAAAGCCGGCGCGGTTTCGCGTTCGGCGCCGTACGGGCTGCCGAGTGGCTTTCGGGTCGGAAGGGACTCTTTACACTGGATGATCTGCTGGCCGAATGGCTCGGATCATAA
- a CDS encoding L-lysine 6-transaminase, which yields MRSTASNTVTPGDVRRILSEHLQVRGMKPLVLDMQRSRGVHLCDAVTGREYLDFFGFFASSVLGMNHPALVEDADFRERLLEAAFHKVTNSDMATVHMARFARTFSRMAIPEYLPYAFFISGGAAAVENALKAAFDWKVRKNRAKGRGGELGRKVLHLEQAFHGRSGYTLSLTNTADPNKTRHFPVFDWPRIPNPKIVHPLKAHLEEVERAEAFALDRAREHFLACGDDIASVIVEPIQGEGGDNHFRPEFLARLKDLAHENDALFIFDEVQTGVGITGRFWAHQMLGVRPDLIAFGKKTQVCGVLAGPKMDEVDDHVFRLPGRINSTWGGNLADMVRFDRILEVMEEQDIVGRVDGLGAHLLMRLHELADAHPCVSNVRGRGLMCAFDLPDLEVRAAFLEKCYEAGLVMLGCGVSSVRFRPPLVVTADELDQGIDLIDGVLQRMNL from the coding sequence ATGCGTAGTACGGCTTCAAACACGGTAACCCCCGGGGATGTACGGCGTATTCTGTCGGAGCATTTACAGGTGCGCGGCATGAAGCCCCTCGTGCTGGATATGCAGCGCAGCCGGGGCGTGCATCTTTGCGATGCGGTCACAGGCAGGGAATACCTCGACTTTTTCGGATTCTTTGCTTCCAGTGTGCTGGGGATGAACCACCCCGCCCTCGTTGAGGACGCGGATTTTCGGGAGCGTTTGCTGGAAGCGGCGTTCCACAAAGTCACGAATTCGGATATGGCCACCGTGCATATGGCGCGGTTCGCTCGGACGTTTTCCCGCATGGCGATTCCGGAATATCTGCCCTATGCGTTCTTTATTTCCGGCGGCGCGGCGGCGGTCGAGAATGCCCTGAAGGCGGCGTTCGACTGGAAGGTTCGGAAAAACAGGGCGAAGGGCCGCGGGGGCGAACTCGGGAGGAAGGTGCTGCATCTGGAACAGGCGTTCCATGGGCGTTCCGGATACACGCTTTCGCTCACCAACACGGCGGATCCCAACAAGACCCGGCACTTTCCCGTTTTCGACTGGCCGCGCATCCCGAACCCCAAAATCGTTCATCCGCTGAAGGCGCACCTCGAAGAAGTCGAGCGGGCCGAAGCCTTTGCACTCGACCGGGCACGGGAGCATTTTTTGGCCTGCGGAGACGACATTGCTTCCGTGATCGTCGAGCCTATCCAGGGGGAGGGAGGGGATAATCACTTTCGCCCGGAATTCCTCGCCCGGCTGAAGGACCTGGCCCACGAGAACGACGCGCTGTTCATCTTCGACGAAGTGCAGACCGGCGTTGGCATTACCGGACGGTTCTGGGCACACCAGATGCTCGGCGTGCGTCCCGACCTGATCGCATTCGGAAAGAAGACCCAGGTCTGCGGGGTGCTGGCCGGTCCGAAGATGGACGAGGTGGACGATCATGTATTCCGGTTGCCGGGCCGGATTAATTCGACCTGGGGCGGCAATCTTGCGGACATGGTTCGCTTCGACCGGATTCTGGAGGTCATGGAGGAACAGGATATCGTAGGCCGGGTGGACGGGCTGGGAGCGCATCTGCTCATGCGCCTGCATGAACTGGCCGATGCGCATCCCTGCGTCAGCAATGTTCGGGGGCGGGGCCTCATGTGCGCTTTCGATCTGCCCGATCTGGAAGTGCGCGCCGCCTTTCTCGAGAAGTGCTACGAGGCCGGGCTGGTTATGCTGGGTTGCGGCGTTTCGTCCGTACGCTTCAGGCCCCCGCTTGTCGTCACGGCGGACGAACTGGACCAGGGGATAGACCTCATCGATGGGGTGTTGCAAAGGATGAACTTGTAG
- the thrA gene encoding bifunctional aspartate kinase/homoserine dehydrogenase I, producing MPSERPVYVHKFGGTSVATAERIRRAVDLVSAEDRDGLRIVVVSALGGVTDTLLEAIDLAIARAGNHGEILRELGERHLAVAEALASDAERASLRGLLEAKMLELTELLDGVYLLRECTDRARDAVLGLGEQLSAPMVAAAFRAAGQDAEAVDTRNIICTDASFGEANVLFDETNERVRARFASCKKGDIVVATGFIASTVRKVSTTLGRSGSDYTAAIIGAALEAEHVTIWTDVDGVLSADPRLVPEAFALPRLSYREAAELAYFGAEVLHSRTMRPLLPGNIPLCIRNTLNPSAPGTLISKDTTTMEGHVKAITAIRDVAVVMLEGTGFVGIPGISARALTALAARGINVFLIAQASSEQSLCTVVRAENAELSANLIREEFELELVRGDVGRVYTMEQCAIVSVVGDNMRQRPGLAGRMFSTLGRDGVNVLAIAQGAAETNISAVVSDAEVKHAVHALHDEFALVRHRVHVFLIGAGVVGRALLKMLENQQETLLRDLRLNIQLVGLSNTRKMAWDVGGIPFTQALESLKNGAKGGIDAVMDQLREGRLHRMMVIDATASEEVASQYPELLSRSISIITPNKRANTQDQSFYEELLSTAYRRQVPYLYETTVGAGLPVISTLRDLIRSGDRVIRIEGVFSGTLAYIFYSMATGMKFSEAVRTAREKGYTEPDPREDLQGEDVARKILILAREAGLQVERDDIAVDSLVPPPLREAPLAEFMERTTELDAEWEERIGEAAGAGQRLQYIGRMEEGRLSVQTRCIEQGSPFARLDGSNNMVVYTTERYLDNPLVVQGPGAGPEVTAAGILADLIKAAELGA from the coding sequence CTTCTCGAAGCGATCGATCTGGCCATTGCGCGCGCCGGCAATCATGGCGAAATACTTCGCGAACTCGGGGAGCGGCATCTTGCCGTTGCAGAGGCGCTGGCGAGCGATGCCGAGAGAGCTTCTCTTCGGGGGCTGCTCGAGGCCAAAATGCTGGAACTCACCGAACTTCTCGATGGCGTGTACCTGCTTCGGGAATGTACGGACCGGGCTCGTGATGCCGTACTCGGCCTGGGAGAGCAGTTATCCGCTCCGATGGTGGCGGCTGCCTTTCGCGCGGCGGGTCAGGATGCAGAGGCCGTGGACACCAGGAATATCATTTGCACGGATGCCTCGTTCGGGGAAGCGAATGTACTGTTCGACGAGACGAATGAACGGGTCCGCGCCCGTTTCGCTTCCTGCAAAAAGGGTGACATTGTGGTGGCGACCGGCTTCATTGCGTCCACGGTGCGCAAGGTATCGACCACACTGGGTCGTTCGGGGAGCGATTATACGGCGGCCATTATCGGGGCTGCTCTCGAGGCGGAGCACGTTACGATCTGGACCGATGTGGATGGGGTGCTGTCCGCCGATCCCCGGTTGGTGCCGGAGGCTTTTGCACTTCCCAGGTTGAGTTACCGGGAAGCGGCGGAACTCGCCTATTTCGGGGCGGAAGTGCTGCATTCCCGTACGATGCGCCCCCTGCTTCCCGGGAATATCCCTCTTTGCATTCGGAATACGCTGAATCCATCGGCGCCGGGTACCCTTATTTCGAAGGATACGACGACGATGGAGGGGCATGTCAAAGCCATTACCGCAATCCGGGATGTGGCGGTGGTTATGCTGGAGGGGACAGGGTTTGTCGGGATACCGGGCATTTCCGCGCGTGCGCTGACGGCGCTGGCCGCTCGGGGCATCAATGTGTTTTTGATTGCGCAGGCCTCGTCGGAACAGAGCCTCTGCACGGTAGTGCGGGCCGAGAACGCCGAACTTTCCGCCAATCTGATCCGGGAAGAGTTCGAACTCGAACTGGTCCGGGGCGATGTCGGCCGTGTATATACCATGGAGCAATGCGCCATCGTATCGGTGGTGGGCGACAATATGCGGCAGCGCCCCGGGTTGGCTGGCCGCATGTTTTCCACGTTGGGACGGGACGGGGTCAACGTACTGGCGATTGCGCAGGGGGCGGCGGAAACGAACATTTCGGCGGTCGTATCCGATGCGGAGGTGAAGCACGCCGTGCACGCCCTGCACGATGAATTCGCGCTGGTGCGGCACAGGGTGCATGTCTTCCTTATCGGCGCCGGCGTAGTCGGGCGGGCGTTGCTGAAGATGCTGGAAAATCAGCAGGAAACGCTCTTGCGGGACCTCAGGCTGAACATCCAGCTCGTGGGCCTTTCCAATACCAGGAAAATGGCCTGGGATGTGGGGGGGATCCCCTTTACTCAAGCGCTCGAATCATTGAAAAATGGAGCGAAGGGAGGGATCGATGCCGTGATGGATCAGCTCCGGGAAGGGCGGTTGCACCGGATGATGGTCATAGACGCTACGGCTTCCGAGGAGGTAGCCTCGCAGTATCCCGAACTGCTTTCGCGTTCCATATCGATCATCACGCCCAACAAACGGGCCAATACGCAGGACCAGTCGTTCTACGAAGAACTTTTAAGCACGGCGTATCGCCGGCAGGTCCCGTATCTCTACGAGACGACGGTGGGTGCGGGCTTGCCGGTGATTTCCACGCTGCGCGACCTGATTCGAAGCGGCGATCGGGTGATACGGATCGAAGGCGTATTTTCCGGGACGCTGGCCTATATCTTCTACAGCATGGCGACGGGGATGAAGTTTTCCGAGGCTGTTCGCACCGCCCGCGAGAAGGGCTATACGGAGCCGGACCCGAGGGAAGACCTGCAAGGAGAGGATGTGGCGCGCAAGATCCTCATTCTGGCCCGGGAGGCAGGGCTTCAGGTCGAACGTGATGATATTGCCGTTGATTCGCTGGTGCCGCCTCCCTTGCGCGAGGCGCCGTTGGCCGAGTTCATGGAACGCACCACCGAGCTGGATGCCGAATGGGAGGAACGTATCGGGGAAGCTGCCGGCGCGGGGCAGCGTTTGCAGTACATCGGCCGCATGGAGGAGGGGCGCTTGAGCGTGCAGACCCGTTGTATCGAACAGGGTTCGCCTTTTGCGCGGCTTGACGGCAGCAATAACATGGTTGTGTACACGACGGAACGTTACCTCGACAATCCGCTTGTGGTGCAGGGGCCGGGCGCCGGCCCGGAAGTGACGGCGGCAGGCATTCTGGCCGACCTGATCAAAGCGGCGGAACTGGGGGCCTGA
- a CDS encoding DUF1343 domain-containing protein, translated as MEPSRPAISSANANWWRTGHNALYAGMLAALFFCLGCGNAAERTDAAAAASGTAEAPPVKTGAAVLAERGFDLLDGKRVGLVVNHTARVDTTHLIDLIAAAPNVELAALFGPEHGLRGTADAGEKIADGRDERTGVPVYSLYGETRKPTPDMLAGADVLVFDIQDIGARFYTYISTMGLAMQAAAEQGIAFVVLDRPNPLGGNYVSGFMLEPEHTSFVGQYPIPMVHGMTVGELARMIRDESMMEGLDGLDLHVVEMEGWRRDMLWPETGLPWIAPSPNIPDFETALVYPGPVLFEATSASEGRGTRQPFVQVGAPWLDGQAAADSLNAQRLPGVRFEAIVFTPESIPGMASHPKLEGQALEGIRHILTDERAFRPVETGIHVLDVFRRQAASNTPEKLVNRPAGMARLAGTQRLLSMLQEGASPETVIASWEREVLAFREMRAASLLYP; from the coding sequence ATGGAACCATCGAGGCCGGCTATTTCTTCTGCGAACGCGAACTGGTGGCGAACGGGGCATAACGCCCTGTACGCCGGCATGCTTGCCGCGCTGTTTTTTTGCCTGGGGTGCGGCAACGCCGCCGAACGGACTGATGCTGCCGCAGCGGCCTCCGGGACGGCGGAGGCGCCGCCTGTTAAAACAGGCGCGGCGGTGCTGGCGGAGCGCGGGTTCGACCTGCTCGACGGAAAACGCGTCGGCCTGGTAGTCAACCATACGGCCCGCGTCGACACGACCCATCTGATCGACCTGATCGCCGCCGCCCCGAACGTGGAGCTTGCAGCCCTCTTCGGCCCCGAACACGGCTTGCGCGGCACTGCCGACGCCGGAGAGAAAATCGCCGACGGGCGGGACGAACGCACCGGCGTGCCGGTCTACAGCCTCTACGGGGAAACGCGCAAACCGACCCCGGATATGCTCGCCGGCGCCGATGTGCTGGTATTCGACATTCAGGATATCGGAGCCCGGTTCTACACCTACATTTCAACGATGGGCCTGGCCATGCAGGCAGCGGCCGAACAGGGCATTGCATTCGTCGTCCTGGATCGCCCCAACCCGCTGGGAGGAAACTACGTATCGGGCTTTATGCTCGAACCGGAGCATACGTCCTTCGTGGGGCAGTACCCCATCCCCATGGTCCACGGGATGACCGTCGGGGAACTGGCCCGCATGATCCGGGACGAATCCATGATGGAAGGACTGGACGGGTTGGACCTTCATGTCGTCGAAATGGAAGGCTGGCGGCGAGACATGCTCTGGCCCGAGACGGGACTTCCCTGGATTGCGCCCAGTCCCAACATTCCGGATTTCGAAACTGCTCTCGTCTACCCCGGTCCCGTTCTTTTCGAGGCCACGTCGGCCAGCGAAGGACGAGGCACCCGGCAGCCTTTCGTGCAGGTCGGGGCGCCCTGGCTTGACGGGCAGGCGGCTGCCGATTCGCTCAATGCGCAGAGGCTCCCCGGCGTGCGGTTCGAGGCCATCGTGTTCACCCCGGAAAGCATACCGGGCATGGCTTCCCATCCGAAACTGGAAGGGCAAGCCCTGGAGGGAATCCGCCATATCCTTACCGACGAGCGGGCATTCCGGCCGGTAGAAACCGGAATACATGTCCTCGACGTATTCCGGAGGCAGGCTGCATCGAATACGCCGGAGAAACTGGTGAACCGCCCCGCCGGAATGGCCCGGCTTGCCGGCACGCAACGTCTGCTGAGCATGCTGCAGGAAGGGGCATCGCCCGAAACCGTCATCGCATCGTGGGAACGCGAGGTGCTCGCCTTTCGCGAGATGCGCGCGGCGTCGCTCCTTTATCCGTGA